In Panicum virgatum strain AP13 chromosome 5K, P.virgatum_v5, whole genome shotgun sequence, the genomic window TGACTCAATGCCATGTTGTCTAAAGACACCCTTCCAAATGATCTTCACGTGCAGCCTGTAAGTGCCTAGGTTGCAAGTACGTTCATCCACATCATTCCCTATAACAAACTTAAGGCGTCTAAACTTATCGTAACTATCACGAACAGAAAAATATAGCAGCAGGTATTCACCCCTTCTGACAGATAATATACGACGACTTAATGAAACAGACCCATCACTTCCAAATTCTGTCTTGGTGCCATCTACTTGACTGTCATACAGAACCATTTTACTTGTATCACTTTCAGAAGTAGAAGCAAATATTTTGCCAGTGAAAGTAGATTTTCCATTCAAAAAGTTGACTCCAATAGAAGCTTCCAAGGCATTAGAGACAGGCACACACACCATATCCACAGTACTCAGGTAActtttgagtgaaaatgtgTAGGGTATACCGGACTTATTCATAAAGGCATTGAGCACTAATAAACCTTTGCTGAAATCTTCGTCAGCTGCCCCCTCACCCTTAATCTTCAGATCAAACTCAACATGCAAATCAGTTGTGCCACCAAGTGCTCGATATGGACCTGTCAAAGCTAGCATACGGTTCTGCACAGGGATTTAGGGGAGGAAACATGTAAGAATTACACAAAAAGAAGGAAATAAGCTGAGAAAGGCAAATGTAAATTCAGACCATAACAAATGTTATGTCATGATAAATTAAATGACCTTCCTAGTGATGACCTGAGGTTCATCCCTTCCACGCTTGAATAAGTAGACGCATCTGTAGTCGTTCCTGTCCCTCGCCAATACAGTACCATATATACTGATGGGGTAACGAATGTCAGACTCAGCAACCTTGATTGAGACTAAATTGAAAGATGTATCCAACCGCTCATAATGGAAGGGAGGGATGTCGCGAAACAGTGGTCCATGCACAACCTTAGCTGAAAAGAAAAATTCCCGGAGACCAAAGCAAACTAAGAATATTAAACAGAT contains:
- the LOC120705593 gene encoding uncharacterized protein LOC120705593 is translated as MDHHTRKDKPESSYCSTETDCDIAEQRSSGKIVELDEDMNQVVEDLTKQILDLNESRVLEQMFQDCRYRHLLIQTHTWEEKVVRILHVVRCREFTQRNPKTGICQPCRFSLFNIALFDFDKESKVVHGPLFRDIPPFHYERLDTSFNLVSIKVAESDIRYPISIYGTVLARDRNDYRCVYLFKRGRDEPQVITRKNRMLALTGPYRALGGTTDLHVEFDLKIKGEGAADEDFSKGLLVLNAFMNKSGIPYTFSLKSYLSTVDMVCVPVSNALEASIGVNFLNGKSTFTGKIFASTSESDTSKMVLYDSQVDGTKTEFGSDGSVSLSRRILSVRRGEYLLLYFSVRDSYDKFRRLKFVIGNDVDERTCNLGTYRLHVKIIWKGVFRQHGIESKVIGDTKVLW